TGTTCCTCTGAGAGACATTAAGATGTTCCTGAGAGATAAGGCAATAAGATGTTAAGGCCTGAGTGACATTAGGATAAGATGTTCCTCTGAATAAGGCATTAGAATAAGATGTTCCTGTGTGGAATTAGGCAATAAGATGTTCCTAAGGCCGAGAGACATTAGGGATAAGATGTTCCTCTGAGGGACATTAGCAATAAGATGTTCCTCTAAGGACATTAGCAATAAGATGTTCCTCTGAGTGACATTAGGATAAGATGTTCCTCTGAGAGACATTAGAATAAGATGTTCCTGTGTAGAATAAGGACAGTGTAGAATAAgatgtgtagtgtgtagaataagtccgtgtagtgtgtagaataaggatgtgtagtgtgtagaataagtccgtgtagtgtgtagaataaggatgtgtagtgtgtagaataaggatgtgtagtgtgtagaataagtccgtgtagtgtgtagaataagtccgtgtagtgtgtagaataagtccgtgtagtgtgtagaataagTCCGTGTAGTGTGTAGAATATGTCCgtgtagtgtgtagaataaggatgtgtagtgtgtagaataaggATGTGTAGTGTGTGGGATAAGGCCGTGTAGTGTGTGGGATAAGGCCGTGTAGTGTGTGGGATAAGGCCGTGTCGTGTGTAGAATAAggatgtgtagtgtgtagaataagtccgtgtagtgtgtagaataaggatgtgtagtgtgtagaataaggatgtgtagtgtgtagaataaggatgtgtagtgtgtagaataagtccgtgtagtgtgtagaataaggatgtgtagtgtgtagaataagtccgtgtagtgtgtagaataagtctgtgtagtgtgtagaataagTCTGAATAAGGCCgtgtagtgtgtagaataaggcCGTGTAGAATAAGGCCgtgtagtgtgtagaataaggatgtgtagtgtgtagaataagtctgtgtagtgtgtagaataaggcCGTGTAGAATAAGGCCgtgtagtgtgtagaataaggctgtaacacaacaagctGTGGAAAGAGTCTAGGGGTCTTAATACACACAAGGAAGAGGACTATATTAGCACCCtctaattggttgttgatcattgccagaCAGCCATCTTCAAGTCTTGCACTACATTTGCAAGTAGATTTAGGTCAACACTATTCCACACTCAGTCGTCAGCAATACattcatatatacatataaagcaGAGCAGAAAGTAGGCAGAAAAACATGTTTGAAAGGTCAGAGTTACACAATCAATTTGTTGATactttaggatgatttagacATGCACAAATGCTAATAAAGGTCCCTTGTCCATCGACTGCAAACAGTGAGGAAACcaatgtcattttgtaatttgggtgaactatccctgtAGCATTGAGGGAGGAAGGGTCTTCAAACACTTTTTTTTCAGCTAATAGCAGGAACTGCACTATCTAAGAGGTCAGAACCTGGTAATAAGAGGATGTTGGCTGGAATATACACCCAACAACTTTAATTAGTAATGGTCTCTGAACAGGGGAAACAAACATCCAATTCACTGAGTACATTACAGCTCTATACTATTTATCAGACAGAACTGATCATGTATGCTGGTTAACAGTTTTCAAATTACAGACATTTTTGTACGTGTAAACAGTCCCCTAATTTTAGGGGTCCAAAATCAATGGGACCAATTcacttgtgtattaaagtagtgaaaagtatttggtcccatattcatagcatgaCTACACATTTGttgatgctttaaaaaaaaaaagtttgtgtttagattattttgtgcccaattgAACTGAATGGTAAAtgatgtattgtgtcattttggagtcacttattgtaaataagaatataatatgtttctaaaaacttctacattaatgtgtaTGCTACTATGATCACGGTAATCCTGAAGGAATTgtaaataatgatgagtgagaaagttaaacGCACAAATATCTCACTGTAGAAGTTTAGCACAGATACATACAGCAATGGGCGCCTCCATCTGACACATGTTCAGAGCCACGATAGATAGATAGCTCAGCAGCACAACTGGTCGCCTCATATTCCATCTGTTATCCCTAAACAAGTGTTGTAACATGGAGATACGGTCGTCTGGGAAGCATAACTctaacaaggcagtttaaccttacatttttttttaaactatttctCGCTAATAGTAAAGATAaggtccttatgcttccaaaaccgTACAGCAAGCAATTTGTATTTAACAAGCAATACATGTTAATGTTGAGACCAAACGTCAGGGATCTTAAAACTCCCCCCTACAGAAGACACCTTCGACTTATGGAACGGAGTCATGAGAGAGCGACCCGTGTGTCAGGAACAAATTGAGACAGTGCTCCTGGTGGAAAACTCGTTTAACAACCTATAGAGATGAATTTAGGCATCAAGAGCTAGCTGTGTGCCAGAACATACAGGATCCTCTTCTATATCCGTTTTGTAAAACCACCTTGACAGTGTTGTCCAACTACTTTGAGTAAAGTCTGTCATCATAACAGTAGTACTAGCTGACTTATACAACCTGGGGTGTAATaattagtccaaacagttgcaaaACGGAACATTTCTagtgtttctattggacaaattcaggtaggccCCTCCCAGTTTCGTtcgcttccgtttaagaaacgttttgcaacacaTTTGGCCTAATGAATACGCCAACGGTGTCTGCCAAGTTCAGCCAATATCAGTCGGTTCAAGGCTGGGATGCCCAGTCTTATCTCACGGGACATACTGTGTGCTGACACTCTCACTGTCAGTTCCAAAGTAGGCAGacagttaagagcgttgggtcGAATCCCTGAACCGACTTGGTGaacaatctgtcgatgtgcccttcagcaagacacttaaccctaattactcCTGTAAACGTGGAAGGATAAGAACTTCAACCAAATGACAACTGTAAATGGTCAACACGTGACCCACTCACTGGAGCCCACAAACTATATACCTCggtgacaaaaaaataaaataacccAGCAAGCTACGTATGAGGTGTAACTTTAGTTAGTATTCAAAGTATATTTAGCTAGTTAGTCATGTCACTTTCACCTCAACTTGCCGGATACGTCGAGTAACAGGCAAGGCTACCAACCTAGAAAAACATCGACAAGCCATGGCAATCTTGTGAAAACAGGCACCACAAGCTCGGTTAGCTTAACTTACTGGTAGCTGACACATATTACTATAAAATCACTTATACGGTCATCCCAAAACCGGATAACGTTAAAACATGTTGATGTGTCCTTGTCAGCTTGTGTCGAAAGAGTGACTGTCAGAACAGTGTCCTTCGCCCTCCTCACCAAATAAGTAGTCTGTTGTTTCCGTGGCTTCCCATTCGGTTTGTTACCTCCTCGCCAAACATGATAAAAACTTGTCGGTTGAAGTAAAATAGCTAATTTCCTTCTCTGTAGGTGTAAAACACATTCCAGTGGGATCAACAGCGGCGCCATCTTACCAAAGGAAAGCGGGTTCGATAACGTCATGTTCTATTACAACGACCTTTGCCCCCTGTCGTCattcattattatttttaaaggaATAAAATCACAATAACTACCGATGTGGCTATTTCGAAACACGTGTTCATTATATGCCTAAATTAAATCATAGTTCGACGTTTTGCTTGTAATGTAAGTTTTTTTTTTACTCCTCTGATTGATACGATTTCTCAACAATCACGTCCTTGTGATGTGTTGTGGGAATGTCGTCATTTCCTGAAGCCGGGCGGATGTGTTGTGACGTCACCGACGAGGCGACACGTACGGCTCGTTGTCACCAAATAGCGAACTTTATTCGGTTTTAACAATATACAGTGAGTACAGCAACATGCCCTGCCACAACCAGTCGTTAAATAACGTTACTACCGGCCAAGAACATAACTTAACGAAGCATGTTCGGTTCGCCGCGAGCAGTAACAGCGTTCCGGTGGCGCCAAGCTCTGAAGCGGTGGATGACGTCAATAAACAGCGTTTGAACGGGAACTGTCCGAATGGTGGTGGGCTCGGCCCAGATGTGTTAAACCTGGGACCTCAACTGAAACTGCTTCCTCTTAACAGTCAGATACTAGAATTACAGACCATCATCAGAGACAAGTAAGTGTTTGACTTGGTGATCATGTTTTTATTTGGCTATATAGTGtttgaaatcaaatgtttttttgtcacatgtgccgaatacaacaggtgtagtagacctcacagtgaaatgctgaatacaacaggtgtagtagacctcacagtgaaatgctgaatacaacaggtgtagtagacctcacagtgaaatgctgaatacaacaggtgtagtagacctcacagtgaaatgctgaatacaacaggtgtagtagaccttacagtgaaatgctgaatacaacaggtgtagtagaccttacagtgaaatgctgaatacaacaggtgtagtagacctcacagtgaaatgctgaatacaacaggtgtagtagccctcacagtgaaatgctgaatacaacaggtggagacttttcagtctcatgagggggaataggctttgtcgtgccctcttcatgactgtcttggtgtgcttgaaccatgttagtttgttggtgatgtggacaccaaggaaattgaagctctcaacctgctccactacagccccgtcaattaGAATGAGGGTGTGcatggtcctccttttcctgtagtctacaatcatctcctttgtcttgatcagtTTGAGGGAGAGGTCCTGGCACCGCATGGCCAGGTcgctgacctccctataggctgtctcgtcattggcagtgatctaccactgttgtgtcatcggcaaacttaatgatggtgttggagttgtgcctggccgtgcagtcatgaatgaacagggagtacaggaggggcctgagaacgcacccctgagtggccccagtgttaaggatcagcatggcgaatgtgttgttacctaccctcaccacctgggggcgacccgtcaggaagtccaggatccagttgcagagggaggtgtttagtcccagggtccttagcttagtgatgagctttgagggcactatggggtTGAATGctcagctgtagtcaatgaatagcattctcatattagttttccttttgtccaggtgggaaagggcagtatggagtgcaataTAGATCGCATAATGTGTAGATCTgttagggcagtatgcaaattggagtgggtgtagggtttctgggataatgttgatgtgagccatgaccagcctttcaaagcacttcatggctacagacctgagtgctacaggttggtagtcttttaggcagattaccttcgtgttcttgggcacagggactatggtggtctgcttgaaacttgTTGGTTTtaaagggagaggttgaacatgtcagtgaagacacttgccagttggtcagcgcatgctcggagtacacaccctggtaatccatctggccctgtggtCTTGTGAAtgttactcacattggctgcggagagcattttttgcttgtaagcaggaatcgggaggatagagttatggtcagattttccaaatggagggcgagggagagctttgtacgcatctctgtgtgggggttaaaggtggtctagagttagtcccccccccctctggttgcacatttaacatgaaGATAGACatttgcattaaagtccccggccactaggagtgccgtcTCTGAgtgagcggtttcctgtttgcttatggtggtatacagctcattgagtgctgtcttagtgtcagcatcagtctggtggtatgtagacagctacgaaatacacagataaactctctaggtagatattgtggtctacagcttatcatgagatactctacctcaggtgagaaaAACCTCGACACTTCCTCAGAtgtcgtgcaccagctgttgttgacATATAAGCATTAGTCTgctgccccttgtcttaccatacaccgctgttctatcctgccgatacagcgtataaccagccagctgtatgttgataatgtcggAAAGCAGTATGTCAGGTTCGTCTGACTCGTTAACGGAAAAACAAAAGCTTCTGCcagtctgtggtgagtaatcgctgttctgaagTCCACAAGTtaattttcggtcataagagacggcagcagcaacattatgtacaatataagttacaaacaacgcaaaaaaaaCTAACATAAAATGACAATCGGTTAGGAACATGTAAAAACATCAGTCATCTTCTCcggcgctgtgtgtgtgtacccaacTCAGACGTGGGAGCAAGGTAACAAGATGCTGTGGCCTCAGCAGGACAAattatgtttgtttgtgttttgcaggacaaccagcagagggGATTTTGTGTTCTGTGCAGACCGACTGGTAAGATTCCTTTTAAGAAGTCATCAGCTAGCTAGTAACTACAGTCGTTCATTTCATGGAAAAAAAGAGCATGAAGAGTTGAAACTGTTGATCTTCCTCCTCAGATCAGACTGGTGGTGGAAGAAGGACTGAACCAGCTGCCCTACTCAGAGTGCACTGTGACCACTCCTACAGGTACTGACTCTTACTCCCTAACCCCTACCCAGAGTGCACTGTGACCACTCCTACAGGTACTGACTCTTACTCCCTAACCCTTACCCAGAGTGCACTGTGACCACTCCTACAGGTACTGACTCTTACTCCCTAACCCCTACCCAGAGTGCACTGTGACCACTCCTACAGGTACTGACTCTTACTCCCTAACCCCTACCCAGAGTGCACTGTGACCACTCCTACAGGTACTGACTCTTACTCCCTAACCCCTACCCAGAGTGCACTTTGACCACTCCTACAGGTACTGACTCTTACTCCCTAACCCCTACCCAGAGTGCACTGTGACCACTCCTACAGGTACTGACTCTTACTCCCTAACCCCTACCCAGAGTGCAGAGTGCACTGTGACCACTCCTATAGCAGAGTTTCCGTTAGCTGTGTTTATATGAATGAAATTGGCGCAGTCcacctcctgattcctgcttacctCACATCGTTGCATCCTCGACTTGCCTGTTCTGTTTATTATGAATTGCCATATTCTAAATacgatttctgtcattctgagcactgtGGGTGGATGCCCTAATTACACACTGACCCCTAACCTCTACACGCTGACCCCTAACCTCTACACGCTGACCCCTAACACACTATCCACAAAATAATAAATTAAATTAACaatgatggaaattgatgtaaaatatatcactagccactttaaacaatgctacctaatataatgtttacataccctacattattcatctcatatgtatatgtatatactgtactctatatcatctactgcatccttatgtaacacatgtatcactagccactttaactatgccactttgtttactttgtctacacactcatctcatatgtatatactgtactcgataccatctactgtatgccgctctgtaccatcactcattcatatatccttatgtacatattccttatccccttacactgtgtataagacagtagttttggaattgttagttagattacttgttggttatgttattactgcattgtgaCATGCTGCTGATAACATTCTGCTTCATTTCTCAACAGGACACATGTATGAAGGTGTAAAGTTTGAGAGAGGTAACTGTGGAGTCAGCATCATGAGAAGTGGTGAGTCTggtatcccccccccctctactgTTATTTCACATAGCTGACCTCTTTAGGGACCTGTGTCTGTCCATCCCCCAGGTGAGGCCATGGAGCAGGGTCTGAGGGACTGTTGCAGGTCCATTCGCATCGGGAAGATCCTGATCCAGAGTGATGAAGAGACCCAGGAGGCTAAGGTCTACTATGCTAAGTTTCCCCCAGACATAAACAGGAGGAAGGTGCTGCTCATGTACCCAATACTGAGTAAGTAAAAAAGATCTCTGTCAAAAGGGGAAGATATTACAGATGTCTTGAATGTTAGGTCATTTTTCCTAATCCTGGAGTTTTTTTCAGCCAGGCAAATAATGAAATTGTTGAAAAAGTTCCTGTTGTTAACATGTCGTCATTAACTATAGACAAATACATTACAACCAGCAGGTGATCAAATTCAGTCAGTCAAACTCCCGCAGGTTATGACAACTTCTGGTCCCACAACACAAAAAAAATAGACAAAAAATGACATTTGTGGTGATTTTAATAACCATTTTCCCTCAGCTGGCCACCAATTGGAAAAAATGGTTTCTGAAAATACCTAAAGTTCCACCAGAGGGGGTCCTTTATTCACTTCCTTAACAGCATTTGAAACATTTTATGTCAATGATGTTACTAAGTGCTTTCAAAAAATAGATATAAAAACATCCACAGGATCTGATTTGCTTGATCCCTTTTTCCTGGAGATTTAACGATGGCTTCTGGTGTGTAAGATCTGGAGGGCTGTCCTCTCCCTTTGCAAAGGTGGAGATCCTTCTGACCTAAATAACTACCAACCAATTTATAAACTCTCCTGCCTTGCAAACGTATTAGAACAACTGGCAGAACTCTCAGCTAATAACTTCAAATGATATTCTTAATGTGCACCGGTCTAGTTATAGACCTGGACTGACAGTGTGCACCGGTCTAGTTATAGACCTGGACTGACAGTGTGCACCGGTCTAGTTATAGACCTGGACTGACAGTGTGCACCGGTCTAGTTATGGACCTGGACTGACAGTGTGCACCGGTCTAGTTATGGACCTGGACTGACAGTGTGCACCGGTCTAGTTATAGACCTGGACTGACAGTGTGCACCGGTCTAGTTATAGACCTGGACTGACCGTGTGCACCGGTCTAGTTATAGACCTGGACTGACAGTGTGCACCGGTCTAGTTATAGACCTGGACTGACAGTGTGCACCGGTCTAGTTATAGACCTGGACTGACAGTGTGCACCGGTCTAGTTATAGACCTGGACTGACAGTGTGCACCGGTCTAGTTATAGACCTGGACTGACAGTGTGCACCGGTCTCCTGGACTGACAGTTATAGACCTGGACTGACAGTGTGCACCGGTCTAGTTATAGACCTGGACTGACAGTGTGCACCGGTCTAGTTATAGACCTGGACTGACAGTGTGCACCGGTCTAGTTATAGACCTGGACTGACCGTGTGCACCGGTCTAGTTATAGACCTGGACTGACAGTGTGCACCGGTCTAGTTATAGACCTGGACTGACAGTGTGCACCGGTCTAGTTATAGACCTGGACTGACCGTGTGCACCGGTCTAGTTATAGACCTGGACTGACAGTGCATTCactgaagcacggaggtggcagcat
This DNA window, taken from Oncorhynchus gorbuscha isolate QuinsamMale2020 ecotype Even-year linkage group LG13, OgorEven_v1.0, whole genome shotgun sequence, encodes the following:
- the LOC123993783 gene encoding uracil phosphoribosyltransferase homolog: MPCHNQSLNNVTTGQEHNLTKHVRFAASSNSVPVAPSSEAVDDVNKQRLNGNCPNGGGLGPDVLNLGPQLKLLPLNSQILELQTIIRDKTTSRGDFVFCADRLIRLVVEEGLNQLPYSECTVTTPTGHMYEGVKFERGNCGVSIMRSGEAMEQGLRDCCRSIRIGKILIQSDEETQEAKVYYAKFPPDINRRKVLLMYPILSTGNTVIEAVQVLIEHGLQPKHIILLSLFSTPHGAKAILQEFPEITLLTTELHPVAPTHFGQKYFGTE